One segment of Nomia melanderi isolate GNS246 chromosome 10, iyNomMela1, whole genome shotgun sequence DNA contains the following:
- the Iru gene encoding E3 ubiquitin-protein ligase Iruka isoform X1 codes for MAEAVVDGTPMSRFFCHKCSVEIEDLLPDYTCPRCASGFIEELESGSDDSNSGTDLVSEDIIDHDYLLLNYRREHDVLNLPRVSDRGQTSNTPNRNSVLANLNNVNSNNWYARQSYRGRGRQDYPASLQMFLQEFLYALAETTMDYSGTHDRQPPVLVFPNPQDFILGPDGPGFDEVVTNVLNQLDGTAGPPPLPKKQIDKIPTTTVTQSQVDSKMQCSVCWEDFKLSEPVKQLPCLHIYHAPCILPWLELHGTCPICRQNLGDQNCVEANQDTVGPSLAARFRAANESNSTRTSSTSSSGSSNSSASSTN; via the exons ATGGCGGAAGCCGTTGTGGACGGGACACCAATGTCTCGATTTTTCTGTCACAAATGCAGCGTTGAAATCGAAGATTTATTACCA GATTATACATGTCCAAGATGCGCGAGTGGTTTTATAGAAGAATTAGAAAGTGGTAGTGACGATAGTAACTCAGGCACGGATCTTGTTAGTGAAGACATTATTGATCATGATTATCTACTACTAAATTAT CGGAGAGAACATGATGTGTTAAACTTGCCACGAGTATCCGATAGAGGTCAAACATCAAACACACCTAACAGAAATAGTGTACTTGCCAATTTGAATAATGTGAATTCGAATAATTGGTATGCCCGACAGTCTTATAG AGGTCGTGGAAGACAAGACTATCCTGCGTCTCTACAGATGTTCTTACAAGAGTTTCTATATGCTCTCGCAGAAACGACTATGGATTATTCTGGCACACATGATAGACAACCACCTGT ACTGGTCTTTCCAAATCCTCAAGATTTTATTTTGGGTCCGGACGGTCCTGGTTTCGATGAAGTTGTAACAAACGTGTTAAATCAATTGGATGGTACTGCTGGTCCACCACCTTTACCAAAGAAACAAATAGACAAAATACCAACCACAACTGTAACCCAAAGCCAAGTTG ATAGTAAAATGCAATGTTCTGTTTGTTGGGAAGACTTCAAGCTTTCAGAACCAGTCAAGCAACTTCCGTGTTTACATATATATCATGCACCGTGCATTTTACCTTGGTTAGAGCTG CATGGGACTTGCCCTATTTGTAGGCAAAACTTAGGCGATCAAAACTGTGTGGAAGCAAATCAAGATACTGTTGGACCTAGTCTGGCTGCCCGTTTTAG agcaGCAAATGAATCAAACAGTACTAGAACATCGTCTACATCATCTTCGGGTAGCAGTAATTCCAGTGCTAGTTCAACAAATTAA
- the Iru gene encoding E3 ubiquitin-protein ligase Iruka isoform X4 gives MAEAVVDGTPMSRFFCHKCSVEIEDLLPRREHDVLNLPRVSDRGQTSNTPNRNSVLANLNNVNSNNWYARQSYRGRGRQDYPASLQMFLQEFLYALAETTMDYSGTHDRQPPVLVFPNPQDFILGPDGPGFDEVVTNVLNQLDGTAGPPPLPKKQIDKIPTTTVTQSQVDSKMQCSVCWEDFKLSEPVKQLPCLHIYHAPCILPWLELHGTCPICRQNLGDQNCVEANQDTVGPSLAARFRAANESNSTRTSSTSSSGSSNSSASSTN, from the exons ATGGCGGAAGCCGTTGTGGACGGGACACCAATGTCTCGATTTTTCTGTCACAAATGCAGCGTTGAAATCGAAGATTTATTACCA CGGAGAGAACATGATGTGTTAAACTTGCCACGAGTATCCGATAGAGGTCAAACATCAAACACACCTAACAGAAATAGTGTACTTGCCAATTTGAATAATGTGAATTCGAATAATTGGTATGCCCGACAGTCTTATAG AGGTCGTGGAAGACAAGACTATCCTGCGTCTCTACAGATGTTCTTACAAGAGTTTCTATATGCTCTCGCAGAAACGACTATGGATTATTCTGGCACACATGATAGACAACCACCTGT ACTGGTCTTTCCAAATCCTCAAGATTTTATTTTGGGTCCGGACGGTCCTGGTTTCGATGAAGTTGTAACAAACGTGTTAAATCAATTGGATGGTACTGCTGGTCCACCACCTTTACCAAAGAAACAAATAGACAAAATACCAACCACAACTGTAACCCAAAGCCAAGTTG ATAGTAAAATGCAATGTTCTGTTTGTTGGGAAGACTTCAAGCTTTCAGAACCAGTCAAGCAACTTCCGTGTTTACATATATATCATGCACCGTGCATTTTACCTTGGTTAGAGCTG CATGGGACTTGCCCTATTTGTAGGCAAAACTTAGGCGATCAAAACTGTGTGGAAGCAAATCAAGATACTGTTGGACCTAGTCTGGCTGCCCGTTTTAG agcaGCAAATGAATCAAACAGTACTAGAACATCGTCTACATCATCTTCGGGTAGCAGTAATTCCAGTGCTAGTTCAACAAATTAA
- the Iru gene encoding E3 ubiquitin-protein ligase Iruka isoform X2, with the protein MAEAVVDGTPMSRFFCHKCSVEIEDLLPDYTCPRCASGFIEELESGSDDSNSGTDLRREHDVLNLPRVSDRGQTSNTPNRNSVLANLNNVNSNNWYARQSYRGRGRQDYPASLQMFLQEFLYALAETTMDYSGTHDRQPPVLVFPNPQDFILGPDGPGFDEVVTNVLNQLDGTAGPPPLPKKQIDKIPTTTVTQSQVDSKMQCSVCWEDFKLSEPVKQLPCLHIYHAPCILPWLELHGTCPICRQNLGDQNCVEANQDTVGPSLAARFRAANESNSTRTSSTSSSGSSNSSASSTN; encoded by the exons ATGGCGGAAGCCGTTGTGGACGGGACACCAATGTCTCGATTTTTCTGTCACAAATGCAGCGTTGAAATCGAAGATTTATTACCA GATTATACATGTCCAAGATGCGCGAGTGGTTTTATAGAAGAATTAGAAAGTGGTAGTGACGATAGTAACTCAGGCACGGATCTT CGGAGAGAACATGATGTGTTAAACTTGCCACGAGTATCCGATAGAGGTCAAACATCAAACACACCTAACAGAAATAGTGTACTTGCCAATTTGAATAATGTGAATTCGAATAATTGGTATGCCCGACAGTCTTATAG AGGTCGTGGAAGACAAGACTATCCTGCGTCTCTACAGATGTTCTTACAAGAGTTTCTATATGCTCTCGCAGAAACGACTATGGATTATTCTGGCACACATGATAGACAACCACCTGT ACTGGTCTTTCCAAATCCTCAAGATTTTATTTTGGGTCCGGACGGTCCTGGTTTCGATGAAGTTGTAACAAACGTGTTAAATCAATTGGATGGTACTGCTGGTCCACCACCTTTACCAAAGAAACAAATAGACAAAATACCAACCACAACTGTAACCCAAAGCCAAGTTG ATAGTAAAATGCAATGTTCTGTTTGTTGGGAAGACTTCAAGCTTTCAGAACCAGTCAAGCAACTTCCGTGTTTACATATATATCATGCACCGTGCATTTTACCTTGGTTAGAGCTG CATGGGACTTGCCCTATTTGTAGGCAAAACTTAGGCGATCAAAACTGTGTGGAAGCAAATCAAGATACTGTTGGACCTAGTCTGGCTGCCCGTTTTAG agcaGCAAATGAATCAAACAGTACTAGAACATCGTCTACATCATCTTCGGGTAGCAGTAATTCCAGTGCTAGTTCAACAAATTAA
- the Iru gene encoding E3 ubiquitin-protein ligase Iruka isoform X3, with the protein MAEAVVDGTPMSRFFCHKCSVEIEDLLPDYTCPRCASGFIEELESGSDDSNSGTDLVSEDIIDHDYLLLNYRREHDVLNLPRVSDRGQTSNTPNRNSVLANLNNVNSNNWYARQSYRGRGRQDYPASLQMFLQEFLYALAETTMDYSGTHDRQPPVLVFPNPQDFILGPDGPGFDEVVTNVLNQLDGTAGPPPLPKKQIDKIPTTTVTQSQVDSKMQCSVCWEDFKLSEPVKQLPCLHIYHAPCILPWLELHGTCPICRQNLGDQNCVEANQDTVGPSLAARFSK; encoded by the exons ATGGCGGAAGCCGTTGTGGACGGGACACCAATGTCTCGATTTTTCTGTCACAAATGCAGCGTTGAAATCGAAGATTTATTACCA GATTATACATGTCCAAGATGCGCGAGTGGTTTTATAGAAGAATTAGAAAGTGGTAGTGACGATAGTAACTCAGGCACGGATCTTGTTAGTGAAGACATTATTGATCATGATTATCTACTACTAAATTAT CGGAGAGAACATGATGTGTTAAACTTGCCACGAGTATCCGATAGAGGTCAAACATCAAACACACCTAACAGAAATAGTGTACTTGCCAATTTGAATAATGTGAATTCGAATAATTGGTATGCCCGACAGTCTTATAG AGGTCGTGGAAGACAAGACTATCCTGCGTCTCTACAGATGTTCTTACAAGAGTTTCTATATGCTCTCGCAGAAACGACTATGGATTATTCTGGCACACATGATAGACAACCACCTGT ACTGGTCTTTCCAAATCCTCAAGATTTTATTTTGGGTCCGGACGGTCCTGGTTTCGATGAAGTTGTAACAAACGTGTTAAATCAATTGGATGGTACTGCTGGTCCACCACCTTTACCAAAGAAACAAATAGACAAAATACCAACCACAACTGTAACCCAAAGCCAAGTTG ATAGTAAAATGCAATGTTCTGTTTGTTGGGAAGACTTCAAGCTTTCAGAACCAGTCAAGCAACTTCCGTGTTTACATATATATCATGCACCGTGCATTTTACCTTGGTTAGAGCTG CATGGGACTTGCCCTATTTGTAGGCAAAACTTAGGCGATCAAAACTGTGTGGAAGCAAATCAAGATACTGTTGGACCTAGTCTGGCTGCCCGTTTTAG CAAATGA